Proteins from a single region of Oenanthe melanoleuca isolate GR-GAL-2019-014 chromosome 12, OMel1.0, whole genome shotgun sequence:
- the LOC130258169 gene encoding monocarboxylate transporter 2-like isoform X2 yields the protein MAFHVPTNKEWKSATGPISSILVNRYGSRPVVMFGGLLCGVGMISAAFCTSILQLYICVGFITGFGLALNLQPSVIIIGKYFLKRRPIANGLAMAGSPVMLCTLAPLNQFLFDNFGWRGSFLILGAILLNCCVAGALFRPIGAGTALVKTQVNEEGKDALKGKITEDGSTGKKIEEEEGKDCFEKVNQYLDFSLFKHRGFLIYLIGNVLMFLGFFAPIVFLAPYAKHTGIDEYSAAFLLSILAIVDMVARPATGIVANSRWVRPRIQYFFSFAIAFNGACHLLCPLASSYTGLLVYSSFFGLAFGMVCAMLFETLMDLVGAARFTSAVGLVTIAECCTILLGPPIGGILIDTFGDYKYMFIKCGAVMVLAGTFLFIMNYYNYRMLAKEEKERKMKEDHLKSVRTENEGKKNWNKDSTQDGPELEPLREKGEGIKKEMNGTNKV from the exons GTCCCATCAGCAGCATTTTGGTGAACCGCTATGGCAGCCGCCCCGTGGTCATGTTTGGGGGCCTCCTGTGTGGTGTGGGGATGATCTCAGCTGCCTTCTGcaccagcatcctgcagctctaCATCTGCGTGGGCTTCATCACAG GATTTGGCCTTGCTCTCAACCTTCAGCCATCAGTGATAATCATAGGCAAATACTTCTTGAAGAGAAGACCCATTGCCAATGGCCTTGCTATGGCAGGGAGCCCCGTGATGCTTTGCACCCTGGCACCTCTCAACCAATTCCTTTTTGACAATTTTGGCTGGAGAGGCAGCTTTTTAATCCTTGGGGCAATTCTATTAAACTGCTGTGTGGCAGGAGCTCTCTTCAGACCCATCggggcaggcacagcactggTCAAAACCCAGGTGAatgaggaagggaaggatgCTCTGAAAGGAAAGATCACTGAAGATGGctccacagggaaaaaaatagaggaggaagaaggaaaggactGCTTTGAAAAAGTCAACCAGTACCttgatttttccctctttaaacACAGAGGGTTCTTGATTTACCTGATCGGAAACGTGCTCATGTTCCTGGGGTTCTTCGCCCCCATCGTTTTCCTGGCTCCCTATGCAAAGCACACTGGCATTGATGAATActcagctgctttcctgctttccatCCTTGCCATTGTGGACATGGTTGCTCGCCCTGCCACGGGCATCGTGGCCAACAGCCGCTGGGTGAGGCCCAGGATCCAGTACTTCTTCAGCTTCGCCATCGCCTTCAACGGGGCCTGCCACCTGCTGTGCCCGCTGGCCTCCAGCTACACGGGGCTCCTGGTGTACTCCAGCTTCTTTGGCTTGGCCTTTGGCATGGTGTGTGCCATGCTCTTCGAGACGCTGATGGACCTGGTGGGAGCGGCGCGCTTCACCAGCGCCGTCGGCCTGGTCACCATCGCCGAGTGCTGCACCATACTGCTGGGGCCGCCCATTGGAG GAATTCTTATTGATACCTTTGGGGACTATAAATATATGTTCATTAAATGTGGAGCTGTGATGGTCCTGGCAGGAACCTTTCTGTTCATCatgaattattataattatcGTATGCTTGccaaggaggagaaggaaagaaagatgaaagaagatCATCTTAAATCTgtaagaacagaaaatgaaggcaaaaaaaacTGGAACAAAGACTCCACTCAGGATGGGCCTGAGCTGGAACCTTtgagagagaagggagaaggaataaagaaggaaatgaatGGCACAAATAAAGTTTAA